Proteins encoded by one window of Chelonoidis abingdonii isolate Lonesome George unplaced genomic scaffold, CheloAbing_2.0 scaffold1250, whole genome shotgun sequence:
- the LOC142046068 gene encoding LOW QUALITY PROTEIN: prostaglandin-E(2) 9-reductase-like (The sequence of the model RefSeq protein was modified relative to this genomic sequence to represent the inferred CDS: deleted 1 base in 1 codon) produces the protein AMEACKDAGLVKSTEVSNFNIRQLEMILNKPGLKYKPVLNQVECHPYLNQAKLLAFCKSKHILLEAYCALGSQRDKTWVDQSTPVLLEDPVLGAIAKKYNRSPVLVALRYQLQRGVWSSLKAYTRKRIEEKFQVFFFWLLLTAAL, from the exons GCCATGGAGGCATGTAAAGATGCAGGCTTGGTGAAGTCCACTGAAGTGTCCAACTTCAACATCAGACAACTGGAGATGATCCTGAACAAACCAGGGCTCAAGTACAAACCTGTTCTCAACCAG GTTGAATGTCACCCTTACCTCAACCAAGCAAAACTGCTGGCTTTCTGCAAATCCAAGCATATCCTCCTTGAAGCCTAT TGTGCTCTGGGATCACAGAGAGACAAGACCTG GGTAGACCAAAGCACCCCAGTTCTGCTGGAGGACCCAGTATTGGGTGCAATTGCCAAAAAATACAACCGAAGCCCCGTTCTAGTAGCCCTGCGCTACCAGCTGCAGCGTGGTGTGTGGTCCTCTTTAAAAGCTTACACCAGAAAGCGTATCGAAGAAAAATTCCAG gtttttttcttttggttgctGCTGAcagccgccctgtag